The following coding sequences lie in one Maribacter forsetii DSM 18668 genomic window:
- a CDS encoding thioredoxin domain-containing protein has protein sequence MPTPQKHTNNLIKESSPYLLQHAHNPVNWEGWNDEVLKQAKEEQKLILISIGYAACHWCHVMEHECFEDEEVAETMNAHFINIKVDREERPDIDHIYMDALQMMTGSGGWPLNILALPDGRPFWGATFVKKQEWIQVLNQLQQLYVNDPNKIIGYAENMATGLKEINTIATGENQDLIQDSEIHAMVADWSKYFDTFLGGYKRAPKFMMPTNLNFLQYYSHANQDNAVNEYVNTTLTRMAWGGIFDHVGGGFSRYSVDTKWHVPHFEKMLYDNGLLISLYANAYAATKNELYKRVVEKSIIFLEEELLDKSNGFYSSLDADSLTNDNKLVEGAFYVWQEEQLKKLLKDDYPIFSEYFSINSYGYWEEENYVLIRDSEALAIAMNHSITKVELHQIISKCLSLLKVDRAKRNKPRLDDKILTSWNGLTLKGLTDAYRYLKNEKYLNLAIHNANFILEHMTTKDGGLYRNFKNGKSTIPGFLEDYASVIDGLLGLYEVSFDEKWLNHSLELTKYAIENFSDSDTGLFFFTSNNDNDLIRRTLEVSDNVIPSSNSMMAHNLHKLSKYFPEDNFDVRLHQMMKSMKPSITQNPQNHANWLHLAQLMSENFYEMVVIGENFELICKSLLKNYMPNAIFAASNAKTSNLPLLMNRYVMNKTLIYVCNHGSCQMPVEEPSKALDLVTTII, from the coding sequence ATGCCCACCCCACAAAAGCACACAAACAATCTAATCAAAGAAAGTAGTCCGTATTTACTGCAGCACGCACATAACCCAGTTAATTGGGAAGGATGGAATGATGAAGTCTTAAAACAAGCAAAAGAAGAGCAAAAACTAATACTAATAAGTATTGGTTATGCCGCTTGCCATTGGTGCCATGTTATGGAGCATGAATGCTTTGAAGATGAAGAAGTAGCCGAAACTATGAACGCTCACTTTATTAACATTAAAGTGGACAGGGAAGAAAGACCGGATATTGACCACATTTATATGGATGCCTTGCAAATGATGACTGGCAGCGGTGGGTGGCCATTAAATATTCTTGCCTTGCCTGACGGCAGACCTTTCTGGGGCGCAACCTTCGTTAAAAAACAAGAATGGATACAAGTATTGAATCAACTTCAACAGCTCTATGTTAATGATCCCAATAAAATTATTGGATATGCCGAAAACATGGCAACCGGACTTAAAGAAATAAATACCATAGCCACAGGCGAAAACCAAGATTTAATTCAAGATTCGGAAATTCATGCAATGGTTGCAGATTGGTCAAAATACTTTGACACCTTTTTAGGAGGATACAAACGGGCACCAAAATTCATGATGCCTACCAATCTTAACTTTTTACAATACTATTCTCACGCAAATCAAGATAATGCAGTAAATGAATATGTAAACACTACCCTAACAAGAATGGCCTGGGGCGGTATATTTGACCATGTAGGCGGAGGATTCTCAAGATATTCCGTTGACACGAAATGGCATGTACCCCATTTCGAAAAAATGCTCTATGATAATGGATTATTGATTAGTCTTTACGCAAATGCATATGCGGCTACGAAAAATGAACTATATAAAAGAGTCGTAGAAAAGAGTATCATTTTCCTAGAAGAAGAACTGTTAGATAAAAGCAACGGATTTTATTCTTCTTTAGATGCTGACAGCTTAACTAATGACAATAAATTAGTAGAGGGTGCATTTTATGTTTGGCAGGAAGAACAACTTAAAAAACTTTTAAAAGACGACTACCCTATTTTCAGTGAATACTTCAGCATTAACTCTTATGGATATTGGGAAGAAGAAAACTATGTACTTATTAGAGATTCAGAAGCATTGGCTATTGCAATGAATCATTCTATCACAAAAGTAGAGTTGCACCAAATCATATCTAAATGTCTTTCTTTATTGAAAGTGGATAGAGCCAAGAGAAATAAACCAAGATTAGATGATAAAATCCTAACCTCTTGGAATGGCCTGACATTAAAAGGACTCACGGATGCATATAGATATTTAAAAAATGAAAAGTATTTAAACCTTGCTATTCATAATGCTAATTTTATTCTAGAACATATGACCACCAAAGATGGTGGCTTATACCGCAACTTCAAAAATGGAAAAAGTACTATTCCTGGTTTTCTGGAAGATTACGCATCTGTTATAGATGGATTATTAGGTTTATATGAAGTTTCATTTGATGAGAAATGGCTTAATCACAGTTTGGAGTTAACAAAATATGCTATTGAAAATTTCTCAGACTCAGATACAGGTCTATTCTTTTTCACATCTAACAATGACAATGATTTAATTAGAAGAACTTTAGAAGTTTCAGATAATGTAATTCCATCTTCCAACTCCATGATGGCTCATAATTTACATAAGCTTTCAAAATATTTTCCAGAAGATAATTTTGATGTTCGTTTGCATCAAATGATGAAAAGTATGAAACCATCTATTACTCAGAATCCACAAAATCATGCCAATTGGCTTCACTTGGCACAGCTAATGAGTGAGAATTTCTATGAAATGGTCGTTATCGGTGAAAACTTTGAACTCATATGCAAATCCCTATTAAAGAACTATATGCCAAACGCTATATTTGCTGCTTCAAATGCTAAAACCAGCAACTTACCCTTATTAATGAACAGGTATGTAATGAACAAGACGCTAATCTATGTTTGTAATCACGGTAGCTGTCAAATGCCCGTTGAAGAACCTAGCAAAGCCTTAGATCTTGTAACTACTATCATTTAA
- a CDS encoding dodecin family protein translates to MAVLKVIEILANSDNGWEDAAKKAVAEASKSVKNIKSVYINEQSATVEDGKIKNYRVNVKITFEVK, encoded by the coding sequence ATGGCAGTTTTAAAAGTAATTGAAATATTAGCAAATTCTGATAACGGTTGGGAAGACGCAGCTAAAAAAGCAGTGGCAGAAGCATCGAAATCAGTAAAAAACATTAAGTCAGTTTACATCAACGAGCAAAGTGCCACTGTTGAAGACGGTAAAATCAAAAATTATAGAGTGAATGTAAAAATCACTTTCGAAGTGAAATAA